One part of the Pecten maximus chromosome 1, xPecMax1.1, whole genome shotgun sequence genome encodes these proteins:
- the LOC117336919 gene encoding extensin-2-like, which translates to MSGSKQQMRWQSTIDVSTQGQRLQYTPSPKISVLSQAKDFSTLPAQRLQYTLSPKTSVLSQAKDFSTLPAQRLQYTPSPKTSVLSQSKDFSTLPVQRLQYSPSPKTPVHSQSNDFSTLSVQRLQYSPRPKTSVHSQPKDFSTLPVQRLQYSPSPKTSVHSQSKDFSTLPVQRLQYTPSPMTSVHSQSKDFSTLPGQRLQYTPSPKTSVHSQSKDFSTLPVQRLQYTPSPKTSVLSQSKDFSTLPVQRLQYTPSPKTSVHSHPKVFSTLPVQRLQYTLSPKTSVHSQPKVFSTLPAQRLQEK; encoded by the coding sequence ACCATAGACGTCAGCACTCAAGGTCAAAGACTTCAGTACACTCCCAGCCCAAAGATTTCAGTACTCTCCCAGGCCAAAGACTTCAGTACACTCCCAGCCCAAAGACTTCAGTACACTCTCAGTCCAAAGACTTCAGTACTCTCCCAGGCCAAAGACTTCAGTACACTCCCAGCCCAAAGACTTCAGTACACTCCCAGTCCAAAGACTTCAGTACTCTCCCAGTCCAAAGACTTCAGTACACTCCCAGTCCAAAGACTTCAGTACTCTCCCAGTCCAAAGACTCCAGTACACTCCCAGTCCAATGACTTCAGTACACTCTCAGTCCAAAGACTTCAGTACTCTCCCAGGCCAAAGACTTCAGTACACTCCCAGCCCAAAGACTTCAGTACACTCCCAGTCCAAAGACTTCAGTACTCTCCCAGTCCAAAGACTTCAGTACACTCCCAGTCCAAAGACTTCAGTACTCTCCCAGTCCAAAGACTTCAGTACACTCCCAGTCCAATGACTTCAGTACACTCTCAGTCCAAAGACTTCAGTACTCTCCCAGGCCAAAGACTTCAGTACACTCCCAGCCCAAAGACTTCAGTACACTCCCAGTCCAAAGACTTCAGTACTCTCCCAGTCCAAAGACTTCAGTACACTCCCAGTCCAAAGACTTCAGTACTCTCCCAGTCCAAAGACTTCAGTACACTCCCAGTCCAAAGACTTCAGTACACTCCCAGCCCAAAGACTTCAGTACACTCCCACCCCAAAGTCTTCAGTACACTCCCAGTCCAAAGACTTCAGTACACTCTCAGTCCAAAGACTTCAGTACACTCCCAGCCCAAAGTCTTCAGTACACTCCCAGCCCAAAGACTTCAAGAAAAATGA